In Oceaniferula marina, the following proteins share a genomic window:
- a CDS encoding sulfatase family protein codes for MRVLLCSAYFCFLLASAWGGQRSPNILFVYLDDLGYGDVSCYNPESKIQTPHMDRLAKEGIRFTDAHTPAAICGPSRYGVMTGRYPWRRGKDGLGNGAKFRDTFIEHGRLTLASLLKKKGYNTAQIGKWGMRHHYSKALKPGAKPGTRDAYDFPRKRLLGSQRFGFDYSWCMTHLFPLDGEKQISVFCKHQMENGLPVDAKLKHSNARNWLPDSAKKVVEYIEAYAQKEKVNQFGIQPKHPFFIYWDPPSPHEPIVPHSRFLGKSGAGAYGDFIVEIDHYLGEVLKALDRHELSENTLVILSSDNGPEKSAYSRIKQYQHDSMGGLRGVKRDLWEGGHRVPFILRWPGRIKAGGTEGGLVCLTDILATFADITEQALPQDAGEDSISLLPQLYGQTGSKQVRSHVIHHSHRGHYALRYGDWLFIDAKTGDVSGEPKWFSKDRGVQHHQHQAALYHLKDDKKQSTNLYGSHPEKARQMKQKLNQLKAKPLSRN; via the coding sequence ATGCGCGTTTTGCTATGCTCAGCCTATTTTTGTTTTCTCTTGGCCAGCGCATGGGGGGGGCAGCGGTCTCCCAACATTCTCTTTGTCTACCTTGACGACTTGGGGTATGGGGATGTGAGCTGTTATAACCCGGAATCCAAAATACAAACTCCGCATATGGATCGTCTTGCCAAAGAGGGAATTCGGTTCACGGATGCACATACCCCCGCTGCGATTTGCGGGCCAAGTCGATATGGTGTGATGACTGGGCGGTATCCATGGCGTCGTGGTAAGGATGGTCTCGGGAACGGTGCCAAATTCAGGGATACCTTTATCGAACATGGTCGCCTTACTCTTGCCTCACTTCTCAAGAAGAAGGGGTATAATACTGCGCAAATCGGCAAGTGGGGCATGCGGCATCATTATTCGAAGGCTCTCAAACCAGGGGCAAAGCCAGGCACTCGGGATGCGTATGATTTCCCACGTAAACGATTGCTGGGATCTCAACGATTCGGCTTTGATTACTCGTGGTGTATGACTCACTTGTTTCCATTGGATGGGGAGAAACAGATCAGTGTGTTCTGCAAACACCAGATGGAAAACGGTTTGCCCGTCGACGCCAAACTCAAGCACTCTAATGCCCGCAACTGGCTTCCTGATAGCGCCAAAAAAGTGGTGGAGTATATCGAGGCCTATGCCCAAAAAGAGAAGGTAAATCAATTTGGTATCCAGCCTAAACATCCTTTTTTTATTTACTGGGATCCGCCAAGCCCTCACGAACCCATTGTGCCTCACAGTAGGTTTCTCGGTAAGTCCGGAGCCGGAGCATACGGTGATTTTATTGTTGAAATCGACCATTACCTTGGTGAGGTCCTCAAGGCCCTTGATCGTCATGAACTCTCGGAGAATACGCTGGTAATTCTGTCATCAGACAATGGTCCGGAAAAAAGTGCTTACAGTAGGATTAAACAATATCAACATGACAGTATGGGGGGGCTGCGTGGTGTGAAGCGCGACCTATGGGAAGGTGGTCACCGCGTTCCATTCATCCTCCGTTGGCCCGGGAGAATCAAAGCAGGTGGTACCGAGGGTGGATTGGTCTGTCTGACAGACATCCTGGCCACGTTTGCTGATATCACAGAACAGGCGTTGCCTCAGGACGCTGGCGAAGACAGCATAAGCTTGCTTCCTCAGCTCTACGGTCAGACCGGGTCCAAGCAAGTAAGGAGCCATGTCATTCATCACAGCCATCGAGGTCACTATGCCCTACGGTATGGGGACTGGCTTTTTATCGATGCCAAAACTGGGGATGTTAGCGGTGAACCTAAGTGGTTTTCCAAAGATCGAGGTGTTCAGCATCATCAACATCAAGCAGCGTTGTATCACCTTAAGGACGATAAAAAACAATCGACCAACCTCTACGGATCACATCCGGAGAAGGCCCGGCAAATGAAGCAAAAACTCAACCAATTGAAGGCAAAGCCTCTCAGCCGGAACTGA
- a CDS encoding MBL fold metallo-hydrolase RNA specificity domain-containing protein: protein MKLKFCGAAGTTTGSQHLLEVNGKRILLDCGLYQGRRHDAHEINCCFPHFDPKTIDSVVLSHAHIDHSGNLPNLCAKGFNGNIFATFATRDLCQVMLADSARIQKSDIDWLNKHRKRKNLPLLEPLYSERDAEQCLKQFVNVGYDRPMLIAPGVTLRFFDAGHILGSAQVLLEIEDEDDGQTKRFLFSGDVGRGDNDILNDPEVVQNIDYLLMESTYGGREHEHGASADDRICDAINAAIKRGGKIIIPCFAVERTQQILYVLNQLFEEDRIPDIPVYVDSPLAVNATEIFRLHPECFNDEVNEFLYSKSNPFGFEELELIRSVKKSKELNSSDQQAIIISASGMCEAGRILHHLKNGIGNPKNTILFVGYCAENTLGWKIRHREPTVKIFGDPYPLKAHVEIMDSFSGHAGHSELIEYFQNITGSKKQVWLIHGESSRSEALQTALREVHDGQVDLGILGEEVTC, encoded by the coding sequence ATGAAGCTCAAGTTTTGTGGTGCCGCCGGCACAACGACGGGATCCCAGCATCTGCTGGAGGTCAACGGAAAACGCATCCTTCTCGATTGCGGACTCTATCAAGGTCGACGCCACGACGCCCACGAAATCAACTGCTGTTTCCCCCACTTCGACCCGAAAACCATCGACAGCGTGGTTCTTTCCCACGCCCACATCGACCACTCCGGCAACCTGCCCAACCTTTGCGCCAAGGGCTTCAATGGTAATATTTTCGCCACCTTTGCCACGCGGGACCTCTGCCAGGTCATGCTCGCCGACAGCGCCCGCATTCAAAAATCCGACATCGACTGGCTCAACAAACACCGCAAACGCAAAAACCTCCCTTTACTAGAGCCTCTCTACTCCGAACGCGATGCCGAGCAATGTTTGAAACAATTTGTCAACGTCGGCTATGACCGCCCCATGCTCATTGCCCCCGGTGTCACTCTCCGCTTTTTCGATGCCGGACACATCCTCGGAAGTGCCCAGGTGCTACTTGAAATCGAAGATGAAGACGACGGCCAAACCAAACGTTTCCTCTTCTCCGGCGATGTCGGCCGGGGGGACAACGATATCCTCAACGACCCGGAAGTCGTTCAGAACATCGATTACCTTCTAATGGAAAGCACCTATGGTGGCCGCGAGCACGAGCATGGTGCCAGTGCGGATGACCGTATTTGTGATGCCATCAATGCCGCCATTAAACGTGGTGGTAAAATCATCATTCCCTGCTTCGCCGTCGAGCGAACCCAGCAAATTCTCTACGTCCTCAACCAGCTCTTCGAAGAGGACCGCATCCCGGACATCCCCGTCTACGTCGATAGCCCGCTCGCCGTCAACGCCACCGAAATCTTCCGCCTCCACCCGGAGTGCTTCAACGATGAGGTCAACGAATTCCTCTATTCCAAAAGTAACCCATTCGGCTTCGAGGAACTGGAACTGATCCGCTCGGTCAAAAAATCCAAAGAACTCAACAGCAGCGACCAGCAGGCAATCATCATCTCGGCTTCCGGTATGTGTGAGGCCGGACGCATCCTCCACCACCTGAAAAATGGCATCGGCAACCCGAAGAACACCATTCTCTTTGTGGGCTACTGCGCCGAAAACACCCTGGGATGGAAAATCCGACACCGCGAACCGACCGTCAAAATCTTTGGCGACCCCTACCCGCTCAAGGCTCATGTTGAGATCATGGATTCCTTCTCCGGCCACGCCGGCCACTCCGAGCTCATCGAATACTTCCAAAATATCACCGGCAGCAAAAAGCAAGTCTGGTTGATCCACGGCGAAAGCAGCCGATCCGAGGCCCTGCAAACCGCCCTGCGAGAGGTGCACGACGGTCAGGTCGACCTCGGTATCCTCGGCGAGGAAGTGACATGCTAA
- a CDS encoding cation:proton antiporter, whose product MDELIFFAALLVFLFGLVSAVASRSPVTAPMFFVAVGVLAGPLGFAWYEAETDSESVQVIAELTLMLILFTDASLIDLRALKREYKIPLRLLGIGLPLTMLAGFLIGQCLFPGMALPLIAVMAFMLSPTDAALGQAVVASEVVPASVRDSIGVESGLNDGIALPPILACMAAIGAGVDSTLDFGYWGGFALKQLFYGPLVGAAVGLIGGRLVDGAVKRGWMTSVFQRLTSISLALVSYALAEKVGGNGFIAAFFGGLMLGTSTRVVRERLQEFGEAEGQLLSLFVFLIFGAVLVPIAWEHWSWMSLLYAVLSLTVIRMVPVLVSLLGANLEPGRRIDWASIGFIAWFGPRGIASVLYMLMFVGVLGRDGYEPMLSVVILTVFLSVFAHGLSAVPLSSLYGRWMESRSERG is encoded by the coding sequence ATGGATGAATTGATCTTTTTTGCCGCGTTATTGGTATTTTTGTTTGGCTTGGTGTCGGCTGTGGCGAGTCGGTCTCCGGTGACGGCTCCAATGTTTTTTGTTGCTGTTGGTGTTTTGGCGGGGCCTTTGGGGTTTGCCTGGTATGAGGCGGAAACCGATTCGGAATCGGTGCAGGTGATCGCGGAGCTGACCTTGATGCTGATTTTATTTACGGATGCCTCGTTGATTGATTTGAGGGCCTTGAAGCGGGAATACAAGATTCCGCTGAGGTTGTTGGGGATTGGTTTGCCGTTGACGATGCTGGCTGGTTTTTTGATCGGGCAGTGTTTGTTTCCCGGGATGGCGTTGCCTTTGATCGCGGTGATGGCCTTTATGTTGTCTCCAACGGATGCTGCCCTTGGGCAAGCCGTGGTTGCGAGTGAGGTGGTTCCGGCGTCGGTGCGTGATTCGATAGGAGTGGAGAGTGGCTTGAATGATGGGATTGCCTTGCCGCCGATTCTTGCCTGTATGGCCGCCATTGGGGCAGGGGTGGATAGCACGCTTGATTTCGGGTATTGGGGTGGTTTTGCGTTGAAGCAACTCTTCTATGGACCCTTGGTTGGAGCGGCGGTTGGGTTGATTGGAGGACGGTTGGTGGATGGGGCGGTGAAGCGTGGGTGGATGACCTCGGTGTTTCAGCGTTTGACTTCGATTTCCTTGGCTTTGGTTTCGTATGCTTTGGCTGAAAAGGTTGGAGGAAATGGTTTTATTGCGGCATTTTTCGGAGGGTTGATGTTGGGGACCAGTACGCGTGTGGTGAGGGAGCGCTTGCAGGAGTTTGGAGAGGCTGAGGGGCAGCTGTTGTCATTGTTTGTGTTTTTGATTTTCGGGGCTGTGTTGGTTCCCATTGCTTGGGAGCACTGGTCGTGGATGTCCTTGTTGTATGCGGTTTTGAGTTTGACGGTGATTCGGATGGTGCCTGTGTTGGTGAGCTTGTTGGGGGCAAATCTGGAGCCGGGGCGTAGGATTGATTGGGCGAGTATTGGTTTTATTGCATGGTTTGGCCCGCGTGGAATTGCCTCGGTTTTGTATATGTTGATGTTTGTTGGGGTTTTGGGGCGGGATGGTTATGAACCGATGCTTTCGGTGGTGATTTTGACGGTCTTTCTCAGTGTGTTTGCGCATGGTCTGTCCGCTGTTCCTCTGAGTTCCTTGTATGGGCGCTGGATGGAATCCCGGAGTGAGAGGGGTTAG
- a CDS encoding PEP-CTERM sorting domain-containing protein: MNIKTTLNILLTAFAVGNASAALTAADVTDNGGTAPMIGASDTGYTGATTSRFGWDVERFTQTFTLAEERVLDSIYIAYNAFENGDTLTMTLEVNGTNYTGAGITLDGNNFSGVGSDGNGSPVYWMQFDLSGENITLNAGSNNFAMDGISNTGNSWALAPMYGLNNNPYAGGSLTGTGISGGNDDLAFAVTTTAVPEPSSAALIGLGSFTLLLRRRQ, encoded by the coding sequence ATGAACATAAAAACGACATTAAACATTCTATTGACGGCGTTTGCCGTAGGCAATGCCAGTGCGGCACTGACCGCAGCAGATGTGACAGACAACGGAGGGACCGCGCCGATGATCGGGGCGTCCGATACTGGATATACCGGGGCCACCACTAGTCGATTCGGCTGGGATGTTGAGAGGTTTACGCAGACCTTCACCCTAGCGGAGGAGCGTGTGCTGGATTCCATATACATCGCCTACAATGCATTTGAAAATGGCGATACGCTGACTATGACCCTGGAGGTGAACGGCACCAACTACACGGGAGCCGGCATCACCTTGGATGGAAACAATTTCAGCGGTGTTGGCTCCGACGGCAACGGCTCGCCAGTATACTGGATGCAGTTTGATCTGTCCGGAGAAAACATCACGCTCAATGCGGGTTCAAACAACTTTGCGATGGATGGGATCTCCAATACGGGAAATAGCTGGGCACTCGCGCCGATGTATGGCCTGAATAACAACCCATATGCCGGAGGCTCACTAACAGGTACAGGTATTTCAGGTGGGAATGATGATCTGGCATTCGCTGTGACTACTACGGCCGTCCCCGAGCCAAGCTCTGCTGCCTTGATCGGCCTTGGGAGCTTTACGCTGCTTCTCCGCCGCCGCCAATAG
- a CDS encoding PEP-CTERM sorting domain-containing protein yields the protein MKNSSKGSLVTGLISVSILGLPLIQAATLKVDFNVNGGSSGTASGYTSISGSNGSDLSATSLNLGSDSFQVSIDARNSDGSDDGNTRWIDRENPGTGVWSGAAANPLSQDWVSTDDFRDYLVLTFSGLEAGTYDLTTIHGDWNGNTVTRIDVQGSVNGGTSYINLQDGPVYDARQGPGGSTVGPATVTIDNTFTANGADDVIFLFHAGANKFGDAGNTGSSNVNRFVALNGFELSSVPEPSSTVLLGLGGLAFVMYRRK from the coding sequence ATGAAAAATAGTAGCAAAGGTTCCCTTGTGACGGGATTGATTTCGGTCAGCATCCTGGGTTTGCCGCTTATTCAGGCTGCGACCCTCAAAGTTGATTTCAATGTGAACGGCGGATCATCTGGGACTGCGTCTGGCTACACTTCGATCAGTGGCTCCAACGGATCTGATCTTTCCGCTACCAGTTTGAATTTGGGTTCGGATTCTTTTCAGGTGTCGATCGATGCCAGGAATAGTGATGGCAGTGATGACGGCAATACACGCTGGATTGACCGAGAGAATCCGGGCACCGGTGTGTGGTCTGGAGCCGCAGCCAACCCCCTTTCGCAAGACTGGGTTTCAACCGACGACTTCCGGGATTATCTGGTCCTTACCTTCAGTGGTCTGGAGGCAGGCACCTACGACCTCACCACGATTCATGGAGATTGGAACGGGAATACTGTGACACGGATAGATGTGCAAGGTAGCGTCAACGGTGGAACCTCCTACATTAACCTTCAGGATGGGCCGGTTTACGACGCTCGTCAGGGGCCAGGCGGGAGTACCGTTGGGCCGGCAACGGTGACAATTGATAATACGTTTACGGCGAATGGGGCGGATGATGTGATTTTCCTTTTCCATGCGGGCGCCAATAAATTCGGTGACGCCGGGAATACCGGCTCCAGCAATGTGAACCGCTTTGTGGCACTCAACGGATTTGAATTAAGCAGTGTGCCTGAACCTTCGTCGACGGTATTGCTTGGCCTCGGTGGTTTGGCTTTTGTTATGTATCGACGCAAGTAA
- a CDS encoding LamG-like jellyroll fold domain-containing protein has product MKSLMTCIAMTALAGLCQAASYFSVVDGQSPLAYYRLDNLSDNEGGSSLTLNGCSVGVSTGHALTGSGGYSGFLDSNTWATAPGNTSGTLTGVATGWSSDQGSFSYWMFNDGTGDGTQTNLISRRTGGASSFSGSGDGMIGAYTRTNGTAGIKFDNIGLDSGSAVLTADAWNHLAFTWDRNTGTGDGTITVYVNGSVVASTTTATFDSFTINESRFGKEMVASSTRKFKGGVDELAIWNRTLSPTEVSAQYTAAVPEPSSISLIALGGLALVYRRRR; this is encoded by the coding sequence ATGAAATCGTTGATGACCTGTATCGCAATGACAGCGTTGGCTGGCTTATGCCAAGCTGCGTCGTATTTTTCTGTAGTCGATGGGCAGAGCCCGTTGGCCTATTACCGGCTGGACAATTTGAGTGACAATGAAGGAGGTAGTAGCTTAACTTTGAATGGTTGCAGTGTAGGTGTATCCACTGGGCATGCTCTAACGGGTTCAGGTGGTTACTCCGGATTTCTAGATTCTAATACTTGGGCGACGGCGCCTGGCAACACTAGCGGCACATTGACTGGGGTCGCCACCGGCTGGAGCAGCGATCAAGGCTCGTTTTCATATTGGATGTTCAATGACGGCACTGGAGATGGCACACAGACCAATCTCATTTCCCGCAGGACTGGCGGAGCCTCAAGCTTCAGCGGGTCCGGGGATGGCATGATCGGCGCATACACCCGAACAAACGGAACCGCCGGAATTAAATTCGACAATATTGGATTAGATTCTGGCTCCGCAGTTCTGACAGCAGACGCCTGGAACCATCTGGCTTTCACTTGGGACCGGAATACCGGGACGGGCGACGGAACCATCACTGTTTATGTCAACGGATCGGTCGTAGCTTCCACGACCACGGCGACCTTTGATTCCTTCACGATCAACGAGTCACGTTTCGGCAAGGAAATGGTTGCAAGCAGCACGCGTAAGTTTAAGGGAGGGGTGGACGAGCTTGCGATTTGGAACCGAACTCTGAGCCCAACGGAGGTCTCGGCCCAGTACACCGCGGCTGTTCCCGAACCCAGCTCGATCAGCTTGATCGCCCTTGGCGGCTTGGCTTTGGTGTATCGTCGACGTAGGTAG
- a CDS encoding discoidin domain-containing protein, with product MKYYFLTLLSLLLVGYACAGDVNLYVSPDGDDANSGNSLEKPFLTIERARDVIRAKKLNVKMSGDVTVYLRGGRYELDDTLYFDDRDSGSNGHSVNYKAYKKEEPIICGGRRVTGWKPVKGKPYFVASVPEQAAVKTKSPVRGNRILPLHPRFYSQQSLSSDGFAPYFAQLYVNGVRAERARTSDIRSSSRKEWWNNPETKAFRDGIYIDKSTIEDYTNPEDIRLLWLELFKTMDTPLEDVIPCDDDEVILKMKQPAFLKGTAWHRIQPNTQFFIINALEELDEPGEWYLDQKKDLVYYYPRTVDGDINEAEVYAPRVECLVKVDGTPMRRARHIKFDGITFQCGNWSDPKEHYLGLSQAEIYRTYTSEFPGQVVVNYADHVTIANCTIRNMGSCGIQLYEGCNNTLIEGNLTYDTTGAGITIGRWWFHLFECPPESICTNTMVRNNVVRNTGRDYWQGTGINIFTAYECKVHHNDISDTAYTGLHARAGGSDGFIHPRIGKIEYKYNKVSRAFAGHKWGIGDGGHIYMHGRYPGSLVMENLSLYANQNVNMEYYPDNDSYQVSWTKNVSRYSKSKYSFYKKAQSTVHHNYSDNRVTRGVSHHTLVKNDEWPEEAQKIMASAGLQPEYKHLERRVYGHKNLAEGRPCKSSSDLDGAHAAKAAIDGNWKSFWRASDKNDGPSWFSVDLGSKHVIQRLSMLPRQDQYEVDGRRMLEIQASNDPEFSAYVVLAERKNLPWYHKTTSHPTNMWEQFVNVDKGYRYLRVIATDPAGKLSIGEFSAFGYQKE from the coding sequence ATGAAATATTATTTTCTAACATTATTGTCGCTGTTGCTGGTTGGGTATGCATGTGCCGGGGATGTAAATCTCTACGTTTCACCGGATGGTGATGATGCAAACTCTGGTAACTCTCTGGAAAAGCCCTTCCTAACAATTGAAAGGGCCCGTGATGTAATTCGGGCGAAAAAGCTTAACGTGAAGATGTCAGGTGATGTCACGGTGTATTTACGGGGCGGGCGTTACGAACTGGATGATACCCTGTACTTTGATGATCGGGATTCCGGGAGCAATGGGCATAGTGTGAATTACAAGGCTTACAAAAAAGAAGAACCGATCATCTGTGGCGGGCGTAGAGTGACAGGGTGGAAGCCGGTTAAAGGCAAACCCTATTTTGTGGCGTCGGTGCCTGAGCAGGCAGCGGTCAAAACCAAGAGTCCGGTCAGGGGGAATCGTATTCTGCCCTTGCACCCCCGCTTTTATTCCCAACAAAGCTTATCGTCCGATGGTTTCGCCCCCTACTTTGCCCAACTCTACGTCAATGGTGTCCGAGCAGAGCGGGCCCGCACGAGCGATATACGAAGCAGCAGTCGCAAGGAATGGTGGAATAATCCGGAAACCAAGGCATTTCGTGATGGTATCTACATCGATAAGTCGACCATTGAAGATTACACCAATCCTGAGGATATTCGGCTGTTGTGGTTGGAGTTGTTCAAGACTATGGATACCCCCCTGGAGGACGTGATCCCGTGTGATGACGATGAAGTGATCTTGAAGATGAAGCAACCTGCGTTTTTGAAAGGGACAGCCTGGCATCGGATACAGCCGAATACGCAGTTTTTTATCATCAATGCCTTGGAGGAACTGGATGAGCCTGGTGAGTGGTATCTGGATCAGAAGAAGGACTTGGTCTACTACTACCCTCGCACCGTGGATGGCGATATCAATGAAGCCGAGGTGTATGCACCGCGGGTTGAGTGCCTAGTCAAGGTTGATGGGACACCCATGCGGCGGGCCCGGCATATTAAGTTTGATGGTATAACTTTCCAGTGTGGAAACTGGTCCGACCCCAAGGAGCATTATCTCGGCTTGAGTCAGGCTGAAATTTACCGGACTTATACCAGCGAGTTTCCCGGTCAGGTGGTAGTGAACTATGCGGACCATGTCACCATCGCGAATTGTACGATACGTAATATGGGATCCTGTGGTATCCAGCTATATGAAGGTTGTAACAATACGCTTATCGAAGGGAATCTGACTTACGACACCACCGGTGCAGGTATCACCATTGGTCGGTGGTGGTTTCACCTGTTTGAATGCCCGCCCGAATCTATTTGCACCAACACGATGGTTCGGAACAACGTGGTACGCAATACCGGGCGCGACTACTGGCAAGGAACGGGAATCAATATCTTCACGGCCTATGAGTGCAAGGTGCACCACAACGATATTTCCGACACTGCATACACTGGTTTGCACGCCAGAGCGGGAGGCTCAGATGGTTTTATTCACCCTCGAATTGGAAAAATCGAATACAAATACAATAAAGTATCCAGAGCCTTTGCCGGTCACAAGTGGGGGATCGGTGATGGTGGACACATCTACATGCATGGACGCTACCCCGGCAGCTTGGTCATGGAGAACCTTTCGTTATATGCCAATCAAAACGTGAATATGGAGTATTATCCCGATAACGATTCCTATCAAGTAAGCTGGACAAAGAACGTCAGCAGATACTCGAAGTCGAAGTATTCCTTTTATAAAAAGGCTCAATCCACGGTTCATCACAATTATTCAGACAACCGGGTGACTCGAGGAGTCTCCCACCATACGCTGGTGAAGAATGATGAATGGCCCGAAGAGGCACAAAAAATCATGGCTAGTGCAGGCTTGCAGCCGGAATACAAACATCTTGAGCGCAGGGTTTACGGGCATAAAAATCTGGCCGAGGGGAGACCATGTAAAAGCTCATCGGATCTGGATGGCGCTCATGCAGCTAAAGCAGCGATTGATGGTAACTGGAAGTCCTTCTGGCGTGCCAGCGACAAGAACGATGGTCCAAGTTGGTTCTCCGTCGATTTGGGTAGTAAGCATGTTATCCAGCGCCTGAGCATGCTTCCTCGTCAGGATCAATATGAAGTTGATGGACGAAGAATGCTGGAGATTCAAGCCTCCAACGATCCTGAGTTCAGTGCATATGTGGTGCTGGCTGAGCGAAAAAACCTTCCCTGGTATCACAAAACCACCAGTCATCCGACCAACATGTGGGAGCAGTTTGTGAATGTAGACAAGGGATACCGTTATCTGCGGGTGATTGCCACAGATCCGGCTGGCAAACTTAGCATTGGGGAGTTTTCCGCTTTTGGATATCAAAAAGAATAA
- a CDS encoding GspE/PulE family protein, whose amino-acid sequence MYSNEDYLLELLTEAQLVTAEEIDAIRGQLRGRESVVERLIGDNRVSEDQVAQVCAQSSSMEYIDLAHWPIPPDVFEKVPEDVAKRFRAVPVQDDGVYLTIAVADPLDFEVLDTLPHVLGREINPVVATLSAISQVIHQNYGGEVSDDAANESFTVVGSEGEEEVTADDAPIIKMVSSMLLESFKMRASDIHIEPMETTLRVRYRVDGKLVEIDNHPKKLHPAIIARIKVMSGTMSIAEKRLPQDGRIQIRVAGKEVDLRVSSVPSNHGESIVMRILDKTSLMLGLPELGFFSDDQATFEKLIRLPDGIILVTGPTGSGKTTTLYGCLNTINTSDRKIITVEDPVEYELPGINQVMVKTDIGMTFAAALRAMMRQAPNVIMLGEIRDAETAGIAIQAALTGHLVFSTLHTNDAPGAVARLADIGVKRFLVASAVRAIIAQRLVRKLCPKCKTSAILSDREMRTLKLDARQVAESDIRGPQGCEACREMGYKGRMGIFEMFKIDDEVRHLINQELTSPQLRRRARELGMRTLREDGIRKVLAGSTSASEVMRVTMSDSD is encoded by the coding sequence GTGTATTCTAACGAAGATTACCTTCTCGAACTCCTGACCGAAGCCCAGTTGGTGACGGCCGAGGAGATTGATGCCATCCGTGGTCAGTTAAGAGGCAGAGAGAGCGTTGTGGAACGCCTCATTGGAGACAACCGTGTTTCGGAAGATCAGGTTGCCCAAGTATGTGCCCAGAGCTCGAGCATGGAGTATATTGACCTGGCGCACTGGCCGATTCCACCTGATGTCTTTGAGAAAGTTCCGGAGGATGTCGCCAAGCGTTTTCGCGCCGTTCCGGTTCAGGACGACGGTGTTTATTTGACGATTGCTGTTGCTGATCCGCTTGATTTTGAAGTGCTGGATACCTTGCCTCATGTGCTCGGGCGTGAAATCAACCCGGTAGTGGCCACGTTATCTGCGATTTCGCAGGTGATTCACCAGAATTACGGGGGCGAGGTTTCCGACGATGCTGCCAATGAAAGCTTTACGGTGGTTGGTTCCGAGGGGGAGGAGGAAGTGACGGCGGATGATGCGCCGATCATTAAAATGGTTTCATCGATGTTGCTGGAGTCGTTTAAAATGCGCGCCAGTGATATCCATATTGAACCGATGGAGACTACTTTGCGGGTTCGTTATCGAGTCGACGGGAAGTTGGTGGAAATCGATAATCATCCCAAAAAGCTGCACCCTGCGATCATTGCTCGGATCAAGGTGATGAGCGGAACCATGAGCATTGCGGAGAAGCGTCTTCCCCAGGACGGTCGGATTCAGATCCGGGTGGCTGGCAAAGAGGTTGATCTTCGTGTTTCATCGGTTCCAAGTAACCACGGTGAAAGCATCGTGATGCGGATTTTGGATAAAACATCACTGATGCTTGGATTGCCTGAGCTCGGGTTCTTTTCTGATGATCAGGCGACATTTGAGAAACTGATTCGTTTGCCTGATGGTATTATTCTGGTGACCGGGCCGACGGGTTCGGGGAAAACCACGACTCTATACGGATGTTTGAATACGATCAATACATCGGACCGTAAGATCATCACGGTGGAGGATCCGGTGGAGTATGAGCTTCCCGGTATTAACCAAGTGATGGTGAAGACGGACATTGGAATGACTTTTGCTGCCGCCTTGCGAGCCATGATGCGTCAGGCACCAAACGTGATCATGCTTGGTGAGATTCGAGATGCGGAGACCGCCGGTATTGCCATTCAGGCGGCGTTGACCGGTCACCTTGTGTTTTCCACCTTGCATACGAATGATGCCCCGGGCGCCGTTGCCCGATTGGCGGACATCGGAGTGAAGCGTTTCCTCGTCGCCTCCGCGGTGCGTGCGATTATTGCCCAGCGACTGGTGCGCAAACTGTGTCCGAAGTGTAAGACATCGGCTATTTTGTCGGACCGCGAAATGCGGACTTTGAAACTGGATGCCCGACAGGTGGCGGAAAGTGACATCAGGGGACCCCAAGGCTGTGAAGCCTGTCGCGAGATGGGTTACAAAGGACGTATGGGCATCTTTGAGATGTTCAAAATTGATGATGAAGTCCGGCACTTGATCAACCAGGAGCTCACTTCGCCGCAATTGCGTCGTAGGGCCAGGGAACTCGGTATGCGGACCTTGCGCGAAGACGGTATTCGCAAGGTGTTGGCGGGGAGTACTTCTGCATCGGAGGTGATGCGGGTCACGATGTCAGACAGTGATTGA